The DNA region GCAAGTTCGTTGCCCAGGACGTCGTCACGTCGTTCGAGCGGGTCATGGACCCGGCCACGGGCTCCAGGTGGCAGGGCGAGCTCAAGAACATCGACAGCATCGTTGCCCCCGACGACGTCACGGTCGTGTTCACCCTCAAGGCCCCGAACGCTGCGTTCCTCCACTCCGTGTCGGCGTTCCGCCAAGGCCTGATCACCAACGCCAAGGCCGTCGCGGACGGGGGAGAGGACTACGGCCGCAACCCCGTCGGTACCGGCGCCTACGAGTTCGTCGAATGGACCCCGGGCGTCCAGATCGTATTGAAGGCCAACCCGGACTTCTACCTTGGCAAGCCGGCGATCGACACCGCCACCTTCGTGGTGATCGCCGACGAGAGCGTCCGCATGCTGGCGCTGCAGCGCGGCGAGGTCGACATCGCCATGAACCTCACGAACCCTGAGATCTACAAGACGCTCGCCGCGAACGCCAACATCTCGACGGGCGAGGTCACGACGTCCTCGTCGCACGGCATCGACATCAACACCCGTATGACGCCCTTCGACGACGTGCGCGTGCGGCAGGCGCTCTACTACGCCCTCGACCGCGACCTGATCGCGGAAGTCATCTGGGGCGGCCTGGCCACGCCCGCCTACTCCGACCTGGCGCCCGCGTACCTCGGTCACACCACCGATGTGCCGCGCTATCCGTACGACCCCGAGAAGGCCAAGGAGCTCCTCGCGGAGGCCGGCTACCCCAACGGCTTCAAGACCACCCTGTACTGGCTGAACACCCTGTCCAACGAGCTTCTCGGCGCCATCCGCGCCATGTGGAAGGACATCGGCGTCGACGCGGAGGCGCGGGTCGTCGACTCCGGCACCTGGGTGGCGACGCTCGGCTCCGGCGAGGCGCCCCTCATCGTCTCCCTGGCCACTCGGGCCGACCCCGACGTCTGGTACAGCAGCTTCTTCCACAGCAGCGCCTTCCCGCCGGGGCTCAACGCCACGTTCTACGACCAGGTCGACGACCTGATCGACGCCGGCCGCGTAGAGAGCGACCCCGCCAAGCGCGCCGAGATCTACGCGCAGATCCAGCGCCAGGTCATGAGCGACCTGCCGTACCTCCCGCTCTACTGGCCGAAGCACGCCCACCCGTACTGGAACTACGTGAAGGGCTGGGACGGTCGGCAGCAGTACGACGCCTGGCTCTTCCCGGTGTCCGTCGAGCAGCACTGAGGTAAGCGGAAGGTGTGGTGGAGCTTCGTCGCCAGGCGTCTGGTGTCCGCGGTGCCCACGCTGCTGGGCGTGCTGACGGTCGTGTTCCTGTTCGTCAGGCTGGTCCCTGGCGACCCCGCCCAGGCCATCCTCGGCGAGTACGCCACGCCGGCGAACCTCGCGAACATGCGCCAATCGCTCGGGCTCGACAAGCCCTTGGGCGA from Trueperaceae bacterium includes:
- a CDS encoding ABC transporter substrate-binding protein, which codes for MNNRSLGAFRRFALAVLVSLLAAGSLAQAQDSIRIALPGEGDTLDPAYMSYVNSFSVASNIYSGLVRYQPGTIDLVPDLATSWDISEDGLTYTFHLRDDVVWQKGYGKFVAQDVVTSFERVMDPATGSRWQGELKNIDSIVAPDDVTVVFTLKAPNAAFLHSVSAFRQGLITNAKAVADGGEDYGRNPVGTGAYEFVEWTPGVQIVLKANPDFYLGKPAIDTATFVVIADESVRMLALQRGEVDIAMNLTNPEIYKTLAANANISTGEVTTSSSHGIDINTRMTPFDDVRVRQALYYALDRDLIAEVIWGGLATPAYSDLAPAYLGHTTDVPRYPYDPEKAKELLAEAGYPNGFKTTLYWLNTLSNELLGAIRAMWKDIGVDAEARVVDSGTWVATLGSGEAPLIVSLATRADPDVWYSSFFHSSAFPPGLNATFYDQVDDLIDAGRVESDPAKRAEIYAQIQRQVMSDLPYLPLYWPKHAHPYWNYVKGWDGRQQYDAWLFPVSVEQH